One window of Papaver somniferum cultivar HN1 chromosome 9, ASM357369v1, whole genome shotgun sequence genomic DNA carries:
- the LOC113311210 gene encoding uncharacterized protein LOC113311210 gives MRTCLHSLDLDHKTKFIYTERTSQILILLFSGIAKVYKGTENVDAPALLLLPGFGVGSFHYEKQLKDLGQKYRVYALDFLGQGMSLPTEDPTPSAKGGEDVSSKGKDSAMWGFGEQTEPQIIQSGPQIHICFSATLRTLFGSLKEILQRTKMKTTCKYQLDLDKKMSETE, from the exons ATGAG GACTTGCTTGCACTCTCTGGATCTGGATCATAAAACCAAATTCATTTACACAGAAAGAACATCTCAAATTCTGATTTTGCTGTTCTCTGGTATCGCCAAAGTTTACAAAG GGACTGAAAATGTGGATGCTCCGGCTTTGCTTTTACTGCCTGGTTTTGGTGTAGGATCTTTTCACTATGAGAAGCAATTGAAGGATCTTGGCCAAAAATATAGAGTATATGCTTTGGATTTTCTTGGACAAGGAATGTCGTTACCAACCGAAGATCCAACTCCTTCGGCTAAGGGTGGAGAAGATGTTTCATCTAAAGGAAAGGACTCGGCGATGTGGGGTTTTGGAGAACAAACGGAGCCACAAATTATTCAATCGGGCCcacaaattcatattt GCTTTTCAGCAACATTGAGGACTCTATTTGGTTCCTTAAAAGAGATCCTGCAAAGAACAAAGATGAAAACGACGTGCAAGTACCAACTTGATCTTGATAAGAAAATGAGTGAAACTGAATAA